Proteins encoded by one window of Kwoniella dejecticola CBS 10117 chromosome 9, complete sequence:
- a CDS encoding potassium uptake protein, with product MQDQDHADRKIDIDDSSSRFELAALSRTRTNRSDAFVNIRSRSGARRLSTATYRADVEDEDPKLRTAGDYREAQVFSGWSLMKLSFQSLGVIYGDIGTSPLYVFSSTFAGPPTKQDLIGVLSLVLWSLILMVTIKYVVIVLHADNDGEGGTFSTYSLLSRYMNITNRDPREASLVQMKRFATGDLESSGRYLRRGIEASKFVKILLQVIGIFAVTMVLADGLLTPAQSVLGAIQGIEVAAPSISKSTIIGVTDAILILLYLIQPFGISKISVVFAPIIALWLGFNAVFGIYNLAKYDATVFKAFYPYYAFEYLIRNKEQGWRHLGGVLLAFTGVEALFADLGAFSRRAIQISWLGYVFPCLLITYIGQAAFISDHPEAYSNPFFNAAPPGTLYPALVLAILAAVVASQAIITASFQLLAQVMKLSYFPQLKVIHTSKVHHGQLYVPMANWLLMIGTVLVASIYNNTTSLGNAYGVCVMFVTFFDTLMVSLVAIFVWRFSPLLVAVPWLLFACLDGAFLSSALTKVPDGAWFTLTLAAVLACVFLLWRFGKEQQWKAEAEDRYPTSHFIAKSPNGDLRLSDAHHGIPLTNVRGLGIFFDKAGETTPIVFSQFITKLTCLPEVMVFFHLRALDRPTVSSEERYTVSRLAIPNCYRIVVRYGFNDEAITPDLGLIVYNEVRTFIMAQEHSPSEGLSRYKPSTVVDQTIQEAPQEVGSSGQRVSGTTVIPSDVSLLDRAFAHKVLFITGKEQMKIRAKSNWVRSCLLWAFLWIRDNTRNRIANLRLPADGIIEVGFLKEI from the exons AtgcaggatcaggatcatgcAGACCggaagatcgacatcgatgacaGTTCAAGCAGGTTCGAGTTGGCTGCTCTGTCTCGCACAAGAACCAATCGCAGCGATGCTTTCGTGAATATACGATCACGTAGTGGTGCGAGAAGACTCTCCACTGCGACTTACCGGGCTGAtgtagaggatgaagatccGAAACTTCGTACAGCGGGTGATTATCGCGAAGCACAG GTGTTCTCCGGCTGGTCTCTCATGAAATTATCCTTTCAATCTCTTGGGGTCATATACGGCGATATCGGAACCAGTCCTCTTTATGTGTTCTCCTCTACTTTCGCTGGACCTCCAACAAAACAAGACCTGATCGGTGTCTTATCACTTGTTCTGTGGTCACTGATCCTCATGGTGACCATCAAATATGTGGTTATCGTACTGCATGCGGACaatgatggagaaggagggacTTTCAGCACATATTCGTTGCTGTCTCGATAC ATGAATATCACAAACAGAGACCCTCGAGAAGCGTCTCTTGTGCAGATGAAAAGGTTCGCAACTGGCGATTTGGAAAGTTCTGGTCGGTACCTTCGCCGGGGTATCGAGGCTAGCAAGTTTGTCAAGATACTCCTCCAAGTTATCGGTATCTTCGCCGTCACAATGGTCCTGGCCGACGGACTTCTCACCCCGGCTCAATCGGTCTTGGGTGCCATCCAAGGTATCGAAGTGGCCGCTCCGTCAATCAGTAAAAGCACTATCATCGGCGTCACAGATGCTATCCTGATCCTTCTTTATCTGATTCAGCCCTTTGGCATTTCAAAGATCTCTGTCGTCTTCGCACCAATCATCGCACTATGGCTCGGTTTCAACGCTGTATTCGGAATCTACAACCTGGCCAAGTACGACGCGACCGTCTTCAAGGCATTCTACCCTTACTACGCTTTCGAGTATCTCATCAGGAACAAAGAGCAAGGATGGAGACATCTTGGTGGTGTGCTACTGGCTTTCACCGGTGTCGAAGCCCTGTTCGCGGATCTGGGTGCTTTCAGTAGGAGAGCGATCCAAATCAGCTGGCTTGGTTATGTGTTCCCCTGCTTGTTGATCACCTATATTGGTCAAGCCGCTTTCATCAGCGATCATCCGGAAGCCTATTCCAATCCTTTCTTCAACGCTGCGCCTCCTGGAACCCTGTATCCGGCACTCGTTCTTGCTATTCTCGCGGCTGTAGTAGCTTCCCAAGCGATCATCACCGCAAGCTTCCAGCTTCTCGCCCAAGTCATGAAGCTGTCTTATTTCCCACAGCTGAAAGTCATACACACCTCGAAGGTTCACCACGGTCAGCTATACGTACCAATGGCGAATTGGTTGCTCATGATCGGCACTGTGCTGGTAGCCTCTATCTACAACAACACGACTAGCTTAGGAAACGCTTATGGTGTCTGTGTGATGTTTGTCACATTTTTCGACACGTTGATGGTCTCGCTTGTCGCCATTTTCGTTTGGAGATTCAGCCCACTCCTAGTCGCTGTTCCATGGctcctcttcgcctgtcTCGACGGCGCGTTCCtgtcttcagctttgacgaaaGTGCCAGACGGAGCTTGGTTCACCTTGACATTAGCAGCTGTTCTCGCTTGCGTCTTCCTATTGTGGCGATTCGGCAAAGAGCAACAATGGAAAGCTGAGGCAGAAGATCGATACCCGACGTCACATTTCATTGCCAAATCGCCTAATGGGGATCTACGACTTTCGGACGCGCATCACGGAATACCTCTTACCAACGTGCGTGGCCTGGGAATCTTCTTCGACAAAGCCGGCGAGACAACGCCAATTGTGTTCAGCCAATTTATCACCAAGTTGACCTGTCTTCCTGAAGTAATGGtcttctttcaccttcgaGCTCTGGACAGACCGACGGTGTCGAGCGAAGAACGGTATACTGTCTCCAGATTGGCCATTCCGAATTGCTATCGGATCGTAGTCCGCTACGGATTCAACGATGAGGCGATCACTCCCGATCTTGGCTTGATCGTTTACAATGAAGTCAGAACTTTCATCATGGCACAAGAACATAGTCCCTCCGAGGGACTGTCCAGATACAAGCCGTCGACAGTGGTCGATCAGACCATACAAGAAGCCCCTCAGGAAGTCGGTTCCAGTGGTCAGCGGGTCAGCGGGACCACTGTCATCCCCAGTGATGTCAGTCTACTGGATAGAGCATTCGCACACAAGGTTCTGTTCATTACAGGCAAAGAACAGATGAAAATTCGAGCCAAGTCTAATTGGGTGCGATCTTGCTTGCTCTGGGCTTTCCTCTGGATTCGGGACAATACGAGAAATCGTATCGCCAATCTTCGTCTGCCAGCGGATGGCATTATCGAAGTGGGCTTTTTAAAGGAAATATGA